DNA sequence from the Microcebus murinus isolate Inina chromosome 18, M.murinus_Inina_mat1.0, whole genome shotgun sequence genome:
aatattaagtttttcttCAGTCAATAGGTAGGTAAATTCATAGCATTGAAaactttcaataatttttctCCAGTTATCTGTTTAAAGGTATATAATTTGGTTTCAACTTTGTCAGtggcattttctttcttaggTAATTACCCACGAATACATGGGTAATTTTTTTACCCTTTCatgtatcttaaatatttaatttttaaaagaggtatATAATTCcaataaaagtcattatttttggGAAAAAGTTCAATATTATTTCCACTTATAACTATCCAAGAATATCTTAATGAAAATTAACTTTACCCTCTAAAATTAAACCATATTACTAGTAAAAACTttccattcaaaataaaatgtgaattctaTGAAATGCTAATACCTCAGAAATGTAAAGATCAGCTTGTTTTAGTAACTCTCCAATAAGCAGAACATTTGAAGTAGTACCATCTCCTGTGACATCATCCTGAGCTGTTGCCACTTTGGCTATCAAAGAAGCTGTTGGATGTTGAATTTGCTGGAAAAAGTAAGCAAcagattaaaaaagagagaggatgAGATAAGGAAGTAGGCCACAAAAAACACAATAACCTAAGGGTCAAtagtaaaattatgaaataagcTCTATCCTGCAAGTTTACAAGTtttatattatcaatatttttttttttttgagacacagcctcgctttgttgcccaggctagagtgagtgccatggcgtcagcctagctcacagcaacctcaaactcctgggctcaagcaatcctcctgcctcagcctcccaaatagctgggactacatgcatgcaccaccatgcccggctaattttttctatatatattagttggccaattaatttcttttctatttatagtagagacaggggtctcgctcttgctcaggctggtctcgaactcctgagctcaaatgatccacccgcctcggcctcccagagagctaggattacaggcgtgagctattatcaatatttaaatgtcaaattcaaaatttaaagagTGAAAAGTAATGAGGTCTGAACACATTATAAAAGCCTTTGCTTCAGAAGGCAATGgcatttctaaaataagattaaatcCTTAAATCTCAAAGATAAATACATTTACTAAAATtgcaaagcattttttatttttccatatttacaaAGAACACAATGCAGTGCCCTTAAAAGATGTTATTAATTTGTGAGTATCCCTAAGCTATTACTTGAACAAAGCtttgaaaataaccaaaaaacattttttattgaggtTTAATTCAACAAGCATATCTCTATACTGTGGCATTTAGCTGATAGCCTTGGCTTGAAGACATACAAGTTCCACCATGTTCCCAATTAAGGCTTATTAAGGTTTATTAAAGTCAGCAGCATCAGCTCACCATCTCATGGAGCAGCACATTGCCATCTTTGGTGAGTTTGATGTCACCTGCACCAGAAACAAGCCTGTTGAGAGAACAGTGATATTATTAATTTCACATGGCAAGACACTCCCAGTGCTTGCCACTCTACTGTCCTTACTACGGGGAACTGGGCTTGGAAAACTTCCACTGTACCATGGGAGATACCATACCATAGTAATTACCACCATTTGCAGCTCACAAAATCATTTTTCTCCAGATGGACTGCTTATGGCAATTTCATCCCAAGTGGAGCATTTACAAGTTTAAAGATAAGAGCAGTTGATGAGTTATGAACAGTGGTTTGGTCAAAGAATATTTAGAAGTCTACAAAGCACAAATTTGCAAATTTCCTAtaagttttattaatacattttggtGAATGTTCTCATTCAGTCACTCAACTTAGTTTCCCTCATCTCTTACATTTATTAGATCACCAAGTTCTGTCAATTCTACAACCTAAATATCTCTTGAATCTGCCTCCTCTCCATTCCCACTGTCATCATCTCTACCGTGGACTAGTTAAGACAGCATCCTGGTATCTCCAAATTTGAATCTACCCTCCATActacatttatatttctaaaagacAATGTGATATAGTCAGTTCCCTGATGAAAAATCCTTCAATGATTTTTATGTTCTTCATCATCTTCAAGGTAAAATCCAAACTAATTTAAAAACGATATACTTGACATTTCCCAGTCTGGCTTGAATCTATCTTCCCTCCCTCATCTACCTTCCCACAGACaaatctttttggttttttttttttcttttttatatttttggttgtgAGGAGGTGTGGTCAGTTgccttgtttttgttgagacagagtttccctctatcaccctgggtagagtgcagtggtgtcattgtagctcactgcaacttccaactcctgggctcaagccatccttctgcgttagccttccgagtagctggggctacaggcatgcgccaccatgcccagctaatttttttcctatatatatttttagttgtccagatttctatttttagtagagatggggcctcactcttgctcaggctggtctcaaattcctgagctcaaacaatccacctgcctgggcctcccagaatgctaggattacgggcatgagccactgcacctggcccattgGGCTTTCTTATTCCTGAAATTACCTACAAGGGTTTTACTCCCTTCTCCAACTGAtgaattcttattcttttttcaagAGTGATCAAACATCATCCGTTGAGAGCCTTTTCCCTCTGTCTTTATGCCCTTTCCTCAGTATAATATGTAACTACATATAATTAGCACATGTCTCTACCAAATCTAACAACAGAAACTGTATCTTTGTCATTTCTGTGTTCCCAGCATCTAGTACTAAAGTCCTTAAACTACCGCCCTGGGGCCACATaggggctgcctagcacatttatccagtcCTCCGTGGTGTTTTTGCTtccactgcctgtcctgtttagcagcccACTTGTCCTGGCCCCACAGTGCAGCACTCTCCAACGGTtggagggacagtgaactggcccagtttaaaaagtttgaggacccctgatttagtaCATAAGTGCCGTCTTTTACAACTAAtattattttgcttgttcctgTGAGGACGTTCTCTCTCCTCTCATACCCTTTTGCCCTCATTAGTCTCTTTTCCTCACTCTAAAGAAAATGgagctatataaatatatgctgaaAGGAAGAACCGTGGGCACAGAGTATTGAGGTAACTTGCCTAAGTATTCACAGCTTCAAGGTTATggaactaggatttgaacccatgccTTGGTGGCTCCAAAGCCCGTGCCTGTCCACTCCAACATACTGCCATACAAAAATAAGATTATCTGCCGAATTTACAGACTACGGGAGTACGGTCTTAAAGAGCAAAGGAGTTTAATGCTTTATGTTTCCTATGAGACACTAAAGGAACTGACTTTCCAATTGTACACGAACTTTAACGAAAAGAGGGGACATCACGGCTTCCTTCATGGGGCCCTTTCCTCGGGGAGGCTTTTCTGCTCCTCCCCCAACGAGCTAGAGACGCTCTCAGGGCAGGAATCGGAACCAGGGAAACCAGACCCCGGCGCGTCCACACGGCTCCAACGTCCGCGGAACCTCTGCCTCAGAGCGCGCGCCGACACCCGACAAACCCCCAGCCGCCTAACCGCCGCCTCACATTTTCATGGTGCCTTTAGGACCCAAGTTAGTCCGTAGCACATTCTGCAGCCCTCGGGCGGCGCATATATTGATAGCCAAGGCCGCCTGCGCCCGCGCCACCTCAGCCTTGGCGTTCACCGCCTTTATCGCAGCCATAACCTAACGGTTAAAGGCAAAAACAGACTAAGTTGCGATTCTGAGCAAAAACCCTGGCGCCACGCCCCACTCTtctgagtctcagccaatcatAGCCCTGAAAGGAAGTGACGTTGATACACCGCGACGGAACGGAAACCAGAATCGCCTTCGGTCTGGTCGCCAAGATGGCGTCCTCCGCCTCTGCTGGGACCCCGGCGGGGAAGCGAGTGGTGAATCAGGAAGAACTGCGGCGGCTGATGAAGGAGAAGCAGCGTCTGAGCGCCAACCGGAAACGGATAGAGTCTCCATTCGCAAAGTACAACCGTTTGGGGCAACTGAGTTGTGCCTTGTGTAACACTCCGGTTAAGAGCGAGCTCCTGTGGCAGACTCACGTCCTGGGAAAGCAGCACCGAGAGAAAGTGGCCGAGCTGAAAGGCGCGAAAGAAGCTACTCAGGGTCCTTCTGCTAGCTCAGCGCCTCAGTTCGCCAAGAGGAAGGCGCCGGACGCAGACGGCCAAGATGCCAAGAGAGCGAAGACCACCTCCGTTCCTCAGGTACAGCCCTCCACATCCGCTTTGCCCACCAACTTTGAAAAAACAGGAAAGGAGTCCACTAGGGCGACCTCCAGTAAACCTTCGGGACTCGGCTTACTCCCCGATTATGAAGATGAGgacgaggacgaggaggaggaagaggagggaggagaaagaaaaaggtggGACGCCAGCAAGCAGCCGCCCGATGCACAGGGCAAGGACCATCCACTTTCTTCCTCACGGGAGGTAACAAATAGTGTGCTGCCAAAGGATTTTTTTAACACAAATCCTCCCAAAGCCCCCTTAATTCCTCATTCAGGGTCAATTGAGAAAgcagaaatacatgaaaaagtagtggaaaggagagaaaacaccGCGGAAGCATTGCCGGAAGGTTTTTTTGACGACCCTGAGGTAGATGCAAAAGTACGAAAGGTAGACGCTCCAAAGGATCAGATGGACAAAGAATGGGACGAATTTCAAAAAGCCATGAGGCAGGTCAACACTATTTCCGAAGCCATAGTTGCTGAAGAAGATGAGGAGGGACGGTTGGACCGCCAAATTGGGGAAATCGATGAGCAGATAGAGTGTTACCGTCGGGTGGAAAAGCTGCGAAATCGCcaggatgaaataaaaaataagcttaaaCAGATTCTGACCATAAAAGAACTgcagaaaaaggaggaggagaatgcTGACAGCGATGATGAGGGAGAACTACAGGATTTGTTGTCTCAGGATTGGAGGGTGAAAGGGGCTTTGTTATAAGGTTTTAAAGACccaagattttgattttttttaacagtttccGCTATTGTATAAAAAGTGCTGTCTCTCAGTATATCGGTTACTTCATGCCTAGAGATGTGGGTATCTAACTGTGTCTTTGAGATAAAATGAACCAGTGAGCTACAGCACTTTGAAAAATtcgtgtaaaatattttttagataaggttgttttgaaattttttaagtgTTACATAACAAAATGCCAACTTTTCCACACATTAACATGTTTGTATAATTTTGAGTTACAAATACTGCACatagtgaaatatatatttacttaagtaattgttttgaaagtttttaattaaaacttaGACCAGCATTTAGATTAATACTTAGTGTGCTATTTGGGATGTATATGCACCACTAAATCAAACTCAAaaggttggttttcttttttacttagaACACTACTCAAACACATAAGTCACTGTAGGTTAATCAGTTCTCTTTCTGAGtattctattttcaaaaacatgCTTTAGTAGAACATCAAGAAAAATATATGCCAAACATGACCAGCCTCCTTAAATCAAAATTTGCCTTGACTAGACCAGCGCTTGTCAGATATAGGTGCACATGAGAATCCCCtatgaggctttaaaaaaaattaaggtgccTGAGGCCTTACCTTTCAATAAATCTGGGGTGGGGCCTAAGCagctatattatttttgaaagctcCCAGGTTATTCTGACGTATGCCAGAGTTGGAGAGTAACTGCCATAAATCCAGAACCCGTTTGTATCTTTTGGggcctttttctttaaataatattcaaCAAACTTACTGTttcttgaatggaaaaaaaaattaccttttatttctgtcttagctagtcttaaattttattttatggtaaaTTAGGGTTCATGGTTTACAGGTTTTTATCTAGTGTAGGAAGGACTAAGTTTTTCCAGCA
Encoded proteins:
- the ZNF830 gene encoding zinc finger protein 830, translating into MASSASAGTPAGKRVVNQEELRRLMKEKQRLSANRKRIESPFAKYNRLGQLSCALCNTPVKSELLWQTHVLGKQHREKVAELKGAKEATQGPSASSAPQFAKRKAPDADGQDAKRAKTTSVPQVQPSTSALPTNFEKTGKESTRATSSKPSGLGLLPDYEDEDEDEEEEEEGGERKRWDASKQPPDAQGKDHPLSSSREVTNSVLPKDFFNTNPPKAPLIPHSGSIEKAEIHEKVVERRENTAEALPEGFFDDPEVDAKVRKVDAPKDQMDKEWDEFQKAMRQVNTISEAIVAEEDEEGRLDRQIGEIDEQIECYRRVEKLRNRQDEIKNKLKQILTIKELQKKEEENADSDDEGELQDLLSQDWRVKGALL